One genomic region from Prevotella sp. Rep29 encodes:
- the speA gene encoding biosynthetic arginine decarboxylase, whose translation MKKWTIEDSKELYNINGWGVSYFGVNESGNLCVTPCKDQTEIDLREVMDELALRDVTPPVLLRFPDILDNRIEKTASCFKKAAKEYEYKGENFIIYPIKVNQMQPVVEEIISHGRKFNLGLEAGSKPELHAVIAVQCQSDSLIICNGYKDQSYIELALLAQKMGKRIFIVVEKLNELETIAKAAKKLNVQPNLGIRIKLASSGSGKWEESGGDASKFGLTSSELLQALDILDKKGMHDCLRLIHFHIGSQITKIRRIQTALREAAQFYVQLHQMGYNVDFVDCGGGLGVDYDGTRSPSSESSVNYSIQEYVNDCIYTFVEASNNNGIAHPNLITESGRSLAAHHSVLVIDVLETASLPEMKEEFQPAEDAHKLVKDLYDIWDNLNQRSMLEDWHDAEQIRDEALDLFSHGIIDLQTRAEVESMYWSVCREVNSLAKHLKHTPEELKSLDKILADKYFCNFSLFQSLPDSWAIDQLFPIVPIQRLDERPTRSATLQDITCDSDGKVTNFVTNRNISHFLPVHTLRKNDPYYLGVFLVGAYQEILGDMHNLFGDTNAVHISIKDGKYHIDQIFDGETVEEVLAYVQYNPKKLVRQLEIWVTKSVKQGKISLEEGKEFLSNYRSGLYGYTYLE comes from the coding sequence ATGAAAAAATGGACCATTGAAGATTCGAAAGAGCTTTACAACATCAACGGCTGGGGTGTCTCCTACTTCGGCGTCAACGAAAGCGGCAACCTCTGCGTAACGCCCTGCAAGGACCAAACGGAAATCGACCTCCGGGAAGTAATGGACGAACTGGCACTGCGCGATGTAACGCCCCCTGTACTGCTCCGTTTCCCCGACATTCTCGACAACCGTATCGAAAAGACCGCCAGCTGCTTCAAAAAGGCAGCCAAGGAATATGAATACAAAGGCGAGAACTTCATCATCTACCCCATCAAGGTCAACCAGATGCAACCCGTCGTTGAGGAAATCATCTCCCACGGACGGAAATTCAACCTCGGACTGGAAGCCGGCTCAAAACCAGAGCTGCACGCCGTCATCGCCGTGCAATGCCAGAGCGACTCGCTCATCATCTGCAACGGCTATAAAGACCAAAGCTACATCGAACTGGCGCTCTTGGCACAGAAAATGGGAAAACGAATCTTCATCGTGGTCGAGAAACTCAATGAACTGGAGACCATCGCCAAGGCTGCAAAGAAGCTGAACGTGCAGCCGAACCTCGGCATCCGCATCAAACTGGCATCCTCGGGAAGTGGCAAATGGGAAGAGAGCGGCGGCGATGCCTCGAAGTTCGGATTGACCTCCAGCGAACTGCTACAGGCACTCGACATCCTCGACAAAAAAGGGATGCACGACTGTCTGCGACTCATACACTTCCACATCGGCAGTCAGATTACCAAGATACGCCGTATCCAGACAGCCCTCCGCGAGGCGGCACAGTTCTACGTGCAACTCCACCAGATGGGCTACAACGTCGATTTCGTGGACTGCGGCGGCGGACTGGGCGTAGATTACGACGGCACACGCTCACCCAGCAGCGAGAGTTCGGTCAACTACAGCATTCAGGAATACGTCAACGACTGTATCTATACCTTCGTTGAGGCTTCCAACAACAATGGCATTGCACACCCGAACCTCATCACCGAGAGCGGACGGTCGCTCGCAGCACACCACAGTGTGCTCGTCATCGACGTACTCGAGACAGCCTCTCTTCCAGAGATGAAGGAAGAGTTCCAACCGGCAGAGGACGCCCACAAACTCGTCAAAGACCTGTACGACATCTGGGACAACCTCAACCAGCGGTCAATGCTCGAAGACTGGCACGACGCCGAACAGATACGCGACGAGGCGCTCGACCTCTTTTCACACGGTATCATCGACCTGCAGACACGCGCCGAAGTGGAAAGCATGTACTGGAGTGTGTGCCGGGAAGTCAATTCGCTGGCAAAACACCTCAAGCACACACCCGAAGAACTGAAAAGCCTCGACAAGATACTTGCCGACAAGTATTTCTGTAACTTCTCACTTTTCCAGTCACTGCCCGACTCATGGGCCATCGACCAGCTCTTCCCCATCGTTCCGATACAGCGGCTGGACGAGCGTCCCACACGCAGTGCCACACTGCAAGACATCACTTGCGACTCCGACGGAAAGGTGACCAACTTCGTCACCAACCGGAACATCTCGCATTTCCTGCCCGTCCACACGCTGCGGAAAAACGACCCCTACTATTTGGGCGTGTTCCTGGTGGGTGCTTATCAGGAGATTCTCGGCGACATGCACAACCTTTTCGGCGACACCAATGCCGTGCATATCTCCATCAAAGACGGGAAATACCACATCGACCAGATATTCGACGGCGAGACCGTAGAGGAAGTGCTGGCATACGTGCAATATAACCCAAAGAAACTGGTGCGTCAACTCGAAATCTGGGTAACGAAGAGTGTGAAGCAAGGCAAGATTTCGCTCGAAGAAGGAAAAGAATTCCTTTCCAACTATCGCAGCGGACTCTACGGATACACTTACCTGGAGTAA
- a CDS encoding shikimate kinase yields MQDHLPANTDSLQPTRIILVGYMGAGKSTLGKALSKATGIPLYDLDTYIENRMRKTIGQIFEEKGEDYFRKIERNMLHEVAEFEHVIISCGGGTPCYSDNMDYLNRQGETIYLKAEPETLFRHLQMARIPRPMLKGMTPEEAQQFIATHLREREHYYLQAKHIHNVTLLDTFEKIAETVSIIREKLNI; encoded by the coding sequence ATGCAAGACCATCTGCCAGCAAACACCGACAGCCTACAGCCTACGAGAATCATTCTCGTGGGATACATGGGAGCAGGAAAGAGCACGCTCGGAAAGGCACTCTCGAAAGCAACGGGAATACCCCTGTACGACCTCGACACATACATCGAGAACCGGATGCGAAAGACCATCGGACAGATTTTCGAGGAAAAGGGCGAGGACTATTTCCGGAAGATAGAACGCAACATGCTGCATGAAGTGGCAGAATTTGAACATGTCATCATCAGCTGCGGAGGAGGCACACCCTGCTATTCCGACAACATGGACTATCTCAACCGACAAGGGGAGACCATCTACCTGAAGGCTGAGCCGGAAACCCTCTTCCGACACCTCCAGATGGCACGCATTCCCCGTCCCATGCTCAAAGGGATGACACCGGAAGAAGCACAGCAATTCATAGCCACACATCTCCGCGAACGGGAACACTACTACCTGCAAGCCAAGCATATACACAACGTAACGCTGCTCGACACATTCGAAAAAATAGCCGAAACAGTCAGCATCATCCGAGAGAAACTCAACATCTAA
- the topA gene encoding type I DNA topoisomerase yields MQENLVIVESPAKAKTIEKFLGKDYKVMSSYGHVRDLKKKEISIDMDNLEPDYEIPAEKKKLVSDLKTQASKAKKVWLASDEDREGEAISWHLCEVLGLDEQNTNRIVFHEITKSAILEAIENPRHIDMNLVNAQQARRVLDRIVGFKLSPVLWRKVKPSLSAGRVQSVAVRLIVEREREIQAFKSEPHYKVSAVFNLTNGSNSQASVKAELNKRFNTHEEALDFLNSCKDATFTVGEVTKKPLKRTPAPPFTTSTLQQEAARKLGFTVSQTMMIAQRLYESGRITYMRTDSVNLSSLCRNTCKEEINALYGEKYSKPRNYRTNSKGAQEAHEAIRPTFMNMHEITGNAQEKRLYELIWKRTIASQMADAEIEKTTANIHSSGSNHEFVANGEMVKFDGFIKVYRESVDDDHENHDDAQHTLPAMKQGDTLLCDEMTATERYTLPPLRYTEASLVHKLEELGIGRPSTYAPTIQTIQQREYVQKGDHKGEEHSYTIDTLKGDKITTKTKKEMVGNEKGKLLPTDIGTVVNDFLLEHFKDIMDYNFTAKVEQRFDKIAEGKEKWTATIKDFYKDFEPEVEKTMNGRSEHKAGERQLGTDPKSGQPVFVKIGRFGPVVQIGSAGSDHKPQFSQLPTGKSIETITLEEALELFKLPRDIGTYEGKTVTIGTGRFGPYIQHNKKYVSLPKTEDPMTVTLETAIQLIDEKRVQEEQRHIKQFDEDKKMEIMNGRFGPYIVYDGKNYRMPKNMHAKAAELTYQQCMDIVQSTANKKK; encoded by the coding sequence ATGCAAGAAAATTTAGTAATCGTCGAGAGCCCCGCAAAGGCAAAAACGATAGAGAAATTCTTAGGTAAAGACTATAAAGTCATGTCGAGCTATGGTCACGTACGCGACCTGAAGAAGAAGGAAATCAGCATCGACATGGACAATCTGGAACCCGACTATGAGATTCCTGCAGAGAAGAAGAAACTCGTCAGCGACCTGAAGACACAGGCATCGAAAGCCAAGAAGGTGTGGCTGGCTTCCGATGAAGACCGCGAGGGAGAAGCCATCTCCTGGCACCTGTGCGAGGTGCTCGGACTGGACGAGCAGAATACCAACCGCATCGTGTTCCACGAAATCACCAAAAGCGCCATTCTCGAAGCCATAGAGAACCCGCGCCACATCGACATGAACCTCGTCAACGCACAGCAGGCACGCCGCGTGCTCGACCGCATCGTGGGCTTCAAACTCTCGCCCGTGCTCTGGCGGAAAGTCAAGCCGTCGCTCTCAGCAGGACGCGTGCAGAGCGTTGCCGTCAGACTGATTGTTGAACGGGAGCGGGAAATCCAGGCATTCAAGAGCGAACCCCACTATAAAGTCAGTGCCGTGTTCAACCTGACCAACGGCAGCAACAGCCAGGCAAGCGTCAAGGCGGAACTGAACAAACGGTTCAACACACACGAGGAGGCGCTCGACTTCCTCAACAGCTGCAAGGATGCTACGTTCACCGTGGGCGAAGTCACCAAGAAACCGCTCAAACGGACACCCGCACCACCCTTCACCACCTCGACCCTGCAACAGGAAGCGGCACGCAAACTGGGATTCACCGTCAGCCAGACCATGATGATTGCACAGCGCCTGTACGAAAGCGGACGCATCACCTATATGCGAACCGACAGCGTCAATCTGTCCTCGCTCTGCCGTAACACCTGCAAAGAGGAAATCAACGCACTCTACGGCGAGAAATACAGCAAGCCACGCAACTACCGCACCAACTCAAAGGGTGCGCAAGAGGCACACGAAGCCATCCGACCCACTTTCATGAACATGCACGAAATTACGGGCAACGCACAGGAAAAACGCCTCTACGAACTGATATGGAAACGCACCATCGCCAGCCAAATGGCAGATGCCGAGATAGAAAAGACAACGGCAAACATCCACTCCAGCGGCAGCAACCACGAGTTTGTAGCCAACGGCGAGATGGTCAAGTTCGACGGATTCATCAAAGTCTATCGCGAATCCGTGGATGACGACCACGAAAACCATGACGATGCACAGCATACGCTACCCGCCATGAAACAGGGCGACACGCTGCTTTGCGACGAGATGACAGCCACTGAGCGCTACACACTGCCACCACTCCGCTACACGGAAGCCAGCCTGGTGCACAAGCTCGAGGAACTCGGCATCGGACGCCCCTCAACCTATGCACCCACCATCCAGACCATCCAACAGCGCGAATATGTGCAGAAGGGCGACCACAAGGGAGAGGAGCACAGCTATACCATCGACACGCTCAAGGGAGACAAGATAACGACAAAGACCAAGAAGGAAATGGTCGGCAACGAGAAAGGCAAACTGCTGCCGACGGATATCGGCACTGTGGTCAACGATTTCCTCCTGGAACATTTCAAGGACATCATGGACTATAACTTCACCGCGAAAGTGGAGCAACGCTTCGACAAGATTGCGGAAGGAAAAGAGAAGTGGACTGCCACCATCAAAGACTTCTACAAGGATTTCGAACCGGAGGTGGAAAAGACCATGAACGGACGCTCCGAACACAAAGCCGGCGAGCGACAGTTGGGCACCGACCCCAAGAGCGGACAGCCCGTGTTCGTGAAAATCGGACGCTTCGGACCTGTCGTGCAGATAGGTTCTGCCGGCAGCGACCACAAACCGCAGTTCTCACAGCTCCCCACAGGGAAAAGCATCGAGACCATCACGCTCGAAGAGGCACTCGAACTGTTCAAACTGCCACGCGACATCGGCACGTATGAAGGAAAGACCGTCACCATCGGAACAGGACGATTCGGTCCTTACATCCAGCACAACAAGAAGTATGTATCGCTGCCAAAGACTGAAGACCCCATGACGGTGACACTCGAAACCGCCATCCAACTCATCGACGAAAAACGAGTGCAGGAGGAACAGCGCCACATCAAGCAATTTGATGAAGACAAGAAAATGGAAATCATGAACGGACGGTTCGGACCCTACATCGTCTATGACGGAAAGAACTACCGCATGCCAAAGAACATGCATGCCAAAGCTGCAGAACTCACCTACCAGCAGTGTATGGACATCGTGCAGTCAACGGCTAACAAGAAGAAATAA
- a CDS encoding NUDIX domain-containing protein produces MNTNQKKHPLEPFRYCPRCGSSHFVEHSGKSKQCAACGFELFMNTSASTAAFIVNGKGELLVVRRKADPARGTLDLPGGFIDIGESAEAGVAREVMEETGLRVTAVRFLFSLPNVYPYSGLDVHTTDLFFRCEVEETEHSLHFADDAEEGFWIPVQALDASQFGLHSIRQAITRFQQENGSEILKK; encoded by the coding sequence ATGAATACAAACCAGAAGAAGCATCCATTAGAGCCATTCAGATACTGTCCGCGATGCGGCAGCAGCCACTTCGTGGAGCACAGCGGGAAGAGCAAGCAGTGTGCTGCCTGCGGTTTTGAACTGTTCATGAACACGAGTGCCTCGACGGCGGCGTTCATCGTCAACGGCAAGGGCGAGCTGCTGGTGGTGCGGCGCAAGGCAGACCCAGCCCGCGGCACGCTCGATTTGCCCGGCGGTTTCATCGACATCGGCGAGTCGGCAGAAGCGGGTGTGGCACGCGAAGTGATGGAAGAAACGGGACTCCGCGTGACTGCCGTCCGGTTTCTCTTCAGCCTGCCCAACGTCTATCCGTACTCAGGACTTGACGTGCACACCACCGATTTGTTCTTCCGCTGCGAGGTAGAAGAGACGGAGCACAGCCTCCACTTCGCCGACGATGCCGAAGAGGGCTTCTGGATACCCGTTCAGGCGCTGGATGCCAGCCAGTTCGGTCTCCATTCCATTCGGCAGGCAATCACCCGTTTCCAACAAGAAAACGGCTCTGAAATCTTAAAAAAGTAA
- a CDS encoding alpha/beta hydrolase yields the protein MKIRKLLTMCLLATLPTMGFAQQTFTMNLWTGKASEKSVDKSDTAKVMVFLPEKKKATGRAVVICPGGGYAGLSMQSEGTDWAEFLNNMGIAAFVLKYRLPHGKPEVPIADAEEAMKLVRRNAAAWGINPKDVGIMGFSAGGHLASVLAVHGEKGAKPDFQILFYPVITMMQEFTHQGSHDNLLGTNAKRKKEQQYSSDMHVTRVTPRALIMLCDDDHVVQPSNGVNFYTELYRHDVPASLHVFPDGGHGWGAKIGFKYHLEMIFLLKAWLGSF from the coding sequence ATGAAGATACGGAAACTACTGACCATGTGTCTGCTGGCGACTCTGCCGACGATGGGCTTCGCACAGCAGACGTTTACGATGAACCTGTGGACGGGAAAGGCATCCGAGAAGAGCGTTGACAAGAGCGACACCGCCAAGGTGATGGTGTTCCTGCCCGAGAAAAAGAAGGCTACGGGGCGCGCCGTCGTCATCTGTCCGGGCGGAGGATATGCCGGACTGTCGATGCAGTCGGAAGGAACCGACTGGGCTGAGTTCCTCAACAACATGGGAATTGCTGCCTTCGTGCTGAAATATCGTCTGCCGCACGGCAAACCTGAAGTGCCGATAGCCGATGCCGAAGAGGCGATGAAACTCGTGCGACGCAATGCTGCCGCCTGGGGCATCAACCCCAAAGACGTGGGTATCATGGGCTTCTCGGCAGGGGGACACCTCGCCTCCGTCCTGGCTGTGCACGGCGAAAAGGGAGCGAAGCCCGACTTCCAGATACTCTTCTATCCCGTCATCACCATGATGCAGGAATTTACGCACCAAGGTTCGCACGACAACCTGCTCGGCACGAATGCCAAGAGAAAGAAGGAACAGCAGTATAGCAGCGACATGCACGTCACTCGGGTGACACCGCGCGCACTCATCATGCTGTGCGACGACGACCATGTGGTGCAGCCCTCCAACGGCGTGAACTTCTATACCGAACTCTATCGGCACGACGTGCCCGCGTCCTTGCACGTCTTTCCTGACGGCGGACACGGATGGGGTGCCAAAATAGGATTCAAGTATCACCTCGAGATGATATTCCTGCTCAAGGCGTGGCTCGGCAGCTTCTGA
- a CDS encoding RNA polymerase sigma factor, whose product MKTVSFRNDVLPLKNVLYRFALRITLNHEDAEDVVQDTLIKVWNRRERWQEIESMEAFCLTICRNLALDRIRRKDQANTTLDETELSGQQDTASDPYEKMQLRDRIEQVRKLIDTLPEKQRSCMQLRDFEGKPYKEIAEVLDISEEQVKVNIFRARQAIKTKYQELEGYGL is encoded by the coding sequence ATGAAAACTGTCAGTTTCCGAAACGATGTGCTGCCGTTGAAAAACGTGCTATACAGGTTCGCCCTGCGCATCACCCTCAACCATGAGGACGCGGAAGACGTCGTGCAGGACACACTGATAAAAGTCTGGAACCGGCGAGAGCGGTGGCAGGAAATAGAGTCGATGGAAGCGTTCTGTCTGACTATCTGCCGAAATCTCGCACTCGACCGCATCAGACGGAAAGACCAGGCGAACACCACGCTCGACGAAACGGAACTCTCCGGACAGCAGGACACCGCATCCGACCCCTACGAGAAGATGCAACTGCGCGACAGAATCGAACAGGTCAGGAAACTCATCGACACGCTGCCCGAGAAACAACGAAGCTGCATGCAGCTGCGCGACTTCGAAGGGAAGCCCTATAAGGAAATAGCCGAAGTGCTCGACATCAGTGAAGAACAGGTGAAAGTGAATATCTTCAGGGCACGGCAGGCAATAAAAACAAAATATCAAGAACTGGAAGGATATGGACTATAA
- a CDS encoding pyruvate ferredoxin oxidoreductase, whose translation MDYKYIEQLLERYWQCETTLEEEHILRTFFSQKEVPAALLPYQSLFVYEQEERQEEPLGDDFDQRILAQVSETAPVKARPLTLRRRLMPLFKAAAVVAIILTLGNAIQVAFNMEDNDPAVNVAEELNKTVDGPSVAKSDSIRIDSMQAMQPIPVLVK comes from the coding sequence ATGGACTATAAGTATATTGAACAGCTGTTGGAGCGCTATTGGCAGTGCGAGACGACGCTCGAAGAGGAACACATCCTCCGCACATTCTTCAGTCAGAAGGAAGTGCCGGCGGCATTGTTGCCCTACCAGTCACTCTTCGTCTATGAGCAGGAAGAGCGGCAGGAAGAACCGTTGGGCGACGATTTCGACCAGCGCATACTGGCACAGGTGAGCGAAACGGCACCCGTCAAGGCACGCCCACTCACCCTCCGGCGCCGACTCATGCCGCTGTTCAAGGCAGCCGCCGTCGTGGCAATCATACTGACACTCGGCAACGCCATCCAAGTGGCATTCAATATGGAGGACAACGATCCGGCAGTCAACGTGGCAGAAGAACTCAACAAGACCGTTGACGGACCGTCAGTCGCCAAGAGCGACTCTATCAGGATAGACTCCATGCAAGCCATGCAGCCCATCCCGGTGCTCGTAAAATGA
- a CDS encoding outer membrane beta-barrel protein — MGLLGSVTERLQMDKNGFVDNGLSPTIFFKQGRHALFSSLTAGYGRYLVEREQKSVSSDDVSLTSTRTKNKDFLIKENLSYTYNFSEKNFLNIFTGIDFNHFRSRLNSHTESSLLDIASKSKPVGYNAGLQYRQYLGKKTDSYVNMKYTYSGNKSKNTKSYLSDDERSDQTSEKHFNYHQLHPMVSLSFKHSQELEAGVRLNFLNDNNDNQGVRIFSLDQLTDLKYRLKGIDFNPWIEYSKTLGENLYLRLGLIYYRGRLKYEDRLKGNVYRTRQNGLFPNVLLQWMINQQTGRGLTVAYRHDYSMPNYGYYNPEPIYVSKNFYSIGNFSLKKATFDTAEMNFHLNSNWTFTLRAEWWRNIIRIMTHQSETDKNVYYTIPENVGKRKKIAASAHWNEKIGIWNTNTSLSLTTEEEKMPGRKALNRCHIVFDTSNQFQINKHIGLTAFFYAETKKKQLGFTKHGTYSFDLGGYCNLIKGNLNINLLLLNVLHKEEKVTMVGSNYDIFRTDMSPKTRAKLTAIWRFRAGKKVKMKNINVGESPERTAPVL, encoded by the coding sequence GTGGGGCTTCTCGGATCGGTGACGGAAAGGCTGCAGATGGACAAGAATGGCTTTGTTGACAACGGCTTGTCGCCGACGATATTCTTCAAGCAAGGACGCCATGCGCTCTTCAGCAGCTTGACGGCTGGCTATGGACGGTATCTGGTTGAACGTGAACAGAAAAGCGTTTCTTCTGATGACGTCTCCCTGACAAGCACACGCACGAAAAACAAGGATTTCCTTATAAAAGAGAATCTGAGCTATACCTACAATTTCTCGGAAAAGAACTTCCTGAACATTTTCACAGGGATAGACTTTAACCACTTCAGGTCGCGACTGAACAGTCATACGGAATCCTCTCTTCTTGACATCGCATCGAAGTCGAAACCCGTGGGATATAATGCAGGACTACAGTACAGGCAGTATCTTGGCAAGAAAACAGACAGCTATGTGAACATGAAATATACCTACTCGGGGAACAAGTCAAAAAACACAAAGAGCTATCTCTCGGACGACGAAAGGAGCGACCAGACGTCAGAGAAGCATTTCAACTACCACCAGCTGCATCCCATGGTAAGCCTGTCCTTCAAGCACAGCCAGGAATTAGAAGCTGGAGTGAGACTTAATTTCCTCAATGACAACAACGACAACCAAGGCGTTCGGATATTTTCCCTGGACCAACTTACCGACTTGAAATACAGATTGAAGGGCATCGACTTCAACCCATGGATTGAATACAGCAAAACTCTCGGCGAGAATCTGTATCTCCGCCTGGGACTTATCTATTACCGGGGCAGACTGAAGTATGAGGACAGGCTGAAAGGCAACGTCTACAGAACACGACAGAACGGACTGTTCCCTAACGTCCTGCTGCAATGGATGATAAACCAGCAGACCGGTCGCGGGCTGACGGTAGCCTATCGCCATGATTATTCCATGCCCAACTATGGATACTATAACCCCGAGCCAATCTATGTGTCCAAGAATTTCTACAGCATCGGAAACTTCTCACTGAAGAAAGCGACATTTGACACGGCTGAAATGAACTTTCACCTCAATTCCAACTGGACTTTCACCCTGCGGGCAGAGTGGTGGAGAAACATCATACGCATCATGACCCACCAAAGCGAGACAGACAAAAACGTATATTACACCATACCGGAGAATGTCGGAAAAAGGAAAAAGATTGCGGCTTCCGCACATTGGAACGAGAAAATAGGTATCTGGAATACAAATACAAGCCTGTCGCTCACAACCGAAGAAGAAAAGATGCCTGGACGAAAAGCATTGAACCGCTGTCACATCGTGTTTGACACCAGCAACCAATTCCAAATCAATAAACATATAGGGCTGACAGCATTTTTCTATGCAGAGACCAAGAAAAAACAGCTTGGCTTTACGAAACACGGGACATACTCCTTCGACCTGGGGGGATATTGCAACTTGATAAAAGGAAACCTAAACATCAACCTGCTGCTGCTCAACGTCTTGCACAAGGAAGAGAAGGTAACGATGGTGGGCAGCAACTATGATATTTTCAGAACCGACATGTCACCCAAGACTCGCGCGAAACTAACGGCTATCTGGCGGTTCAGAGCAGGAAAGAAAGTGAAAATGAAAAACATCAATGTAGGAGAGTCGCCGGAAAGAACAGCACCGGTCCTTTAA